AGTGTTTGTTACaaactgcttttttgaaaagatCTGAAGTAGATTTGCAAATGTAGTTCACATCATGATTTCTGCTTGGAGTTAGCTAGATGGTTTAGGCAGCTAAAGCAGGGTACACACTGACACTCTTGACgattttcagcctacttttccCTTTCCTACCAGATTCAGCAAAGGTATGATAATCTGACAATTCTAAAAAGATGGAGCTGCTCTGACTTGATATAAATGTTCAACATGTTCAGTacaatcagaaatcctgttgcGTGAGGGGAACACCAAGGACAGCTGAGCAGGATTGTTAGGAGAACTTTAaacaatcaggaagcaagctgaccaaaggaggaagcacagcaaacacagcctTGGCAAAAGCAGTAAATGTGAAGCATAAAGTTAGTTGAACGGTAGAAATGGAGGaacaacttgttgatttgtggcaacaacaTGAGTGTTTATACAACATGTATTGTAAAACATACACAGCAAGAACTAGTGCTGATATCTCAGGGTTTAATGTTTCAGTGTAGTTTTTACTCTAatagtgtaattttaactccattcagtgttggagttatttgacagtgttgatctgttcagtgttagtccaactctgtAGAGTCAGTTGATCTAAACTCcacccactgccatttcaagtCAGTGGGGTGgagttttcccagcatgcccttgggcagagtgtttagatgctGTCTTTTgcacagtgatcactgctgggatccctttgctcttttttctggtggattattgtgtgtTTGATGTTAGACACTTCTGCGGCATGGCTGCGGCATCCACTGAGTTAAATTAATTCCTGTCTGTGGCAGTGGATGTACTACAATAAAAGATGGTAtgctttgccactttaacccttttttgccatttttataaatcatttttgccccttctaaaccatttctactacttttaaaatctattttcatcaccttttcaaacattttttgccattattaacctattGCAGCAATTGTCAaaccattttaattcagtttttaacatAGGTGATTAACATTTTtcagaaggctatttactacatgagttatttctttgataagagtgttttttttttcaggttaatcATGAaacatggatatcacagctttactttacgatggaccatggttttgctgacctccatgggcccccagtttagctgggtgccagaaagctctctcatttatccccctttatggacggccttgtctgcacacgactattcttaaatgtgcatggctgtgttcaaccaccttcaggcacAATGGGGATCCCTGGTCtatggcacctttattttgggggtcagagctgaaaaggttgagaacccctgcccttATAAACGTGGTGCAGAAAGTGTGTGCTATGATGGATGTACATGTAATTcttgagtgtgtttgtggtgtggCGCTGGAGCTGGCAGCTCTTTGAGCCAAGCAGATGGGGTGGAGAGGGAATCTGGCTGCAGCTAATGTGTGGTTTGCAAGATTTTTCCTATAGCTGCTTCTACTTCCCCACGTCTACACAAAGTCACTGATCAACGGGTGAATCCGCCCAAATCGTGATGTAGatgtggaatggtgaaattgaTGCAAATCACAGAATAATGCAACATATGCTCTGGCACTACACCGCTGtcaagcaaatgacattttctcttattttcctaaatattaatgtaaacggcagtcagagtatttttcaagtcatcagccgttagagcataattcaaatgtttttgaacaaacttcataataataaccttttttttttatcaaaacctcaatgcactgttccacattattaagcacaacagagttttaaaagattttataggttgtaaagaactgaaaatggtcatttgttgaatttgcagcattaggaggtcgtatttactgaaatcaaagctatttcaatcaaaaacatcttaacaggccaagttacacgTAAACATAGGAgtccttctttgatatcaccttcactattcttgcatccattgaacttgtgagtttttggagagtttctgctctgatttctttgcaggatgtcagaatatcctcccagagctgctgttttgatgtaaactgcctcccaccctcataggtCTTTAACTtcaggatgctccaaaggttctcaacagggttaaaggtcaggggaggatgggggccacaccatgagtttctctccttttatgcccatagcagccaatgacacagagggattctttgcagcatgagatggagcattgtcatacatgaagaaaattttgctacagaaggttcttctttttataccatggaagaaagtggtcggTCAGAAACTCtttatactttgccgaggtcattttcacaccttcagggaccctaaagtgGCCTACCAGCTCtttcctcatgaatccggcccaaaacatgactccgccccctccttgctgacatcacagccttattaggacatggtggccatccaccaaccattcactactcctccatctggaccatccagggttgcacagcactcatcagtcaacaagtccatttgaaaatgagtcttcatgtatttctgggcccactgcaacagtttctgcttgtgagcattggttaggagtggctgaatagtaggtttatgcacgactgcaagcctctggaggatcctacacgttgaggttggtgggactccagaggcaccagcagcttcaaatacctgtctGCTGCTTTGTAACGGCactttagcagctgctctcttaatctgatgaatttgtctgtcagaaactttcctcattatgtctttatctgcacgaacccgtctgtgctctgaatcagccacaaatttcttcacaggaCAATGATCaggattaatttttcatgaaatatctaatgttttcattccttgtccaaggcattacactatttgaggcttttcggcagcagaaatcctttttctttcccatattgctgaaacctatGGTCTGCTCAATattgtggaacagtgcattttgaggtttttatttttttaaaaagaatggTTATCAATATGaggtttgttcaaaaacatttgaattatgctccaatggctgatgacttgaaaaatattttgactgtcatttgcattgatatttaggaaaataagagaaaaatgtctttgcataataatgtggacaGCGGTGTAAGTAATGTCAAGAGTTTCTGGTATTTTGTTGCGACTTTTCTCTATATTTATATGGAGGTGATTACACCTAAAATTAGAgctaaaagaaaactaaaggtAAACAGAAGAGTCTGATTCATCATTGAGATGACAGGGTCATACTGTACATGCATAGTAACCTGCAGGATGTGATGCATTTGATGTACATGTCATTTTCTTCTTAACCTAATGATTACCTACAGTTTAAAGGAGCACgtggacatttttcttttatggcCACCTCTGGTACACCTCAAGGTCATACAGGAGTTGCTCCAATACGCTGCTTTTGTTTATAAGTTGGGACTCTCAAaccatttatttgctttttccCCCTGCTTATGTGGCCTGTGAAGAATGTCTGAGCTTCCCTGCAAACATTAAACGTGCAGTGTGCTGGTAAAGAGCTGTATCGAGTCATGTTTAAACCCTTCTGACCCATGGAGACCTCCCTGACCACTACAAAAGGCTGCAGTGTCATGTTTTAATTACACATGTAAAGCCTATTATATCCAGAGAGGACACCTGCTGGCAGGGGAAATGAGGCCAGCACCAATGTCTGCTGCATAGTCAAGCAAGCCCTCGCTCTGCCGGGGAGATGATAGCGCTATCATTACATTTTCATATGACACAGGAATTGGAGGGCGCACTTAACATTCAAACCATTCTCCAGGGAGCATTCACAGGTTGAAATTGAAATGTTCCAGGTTGAAGGGTCATCACTTAGAGTGCTCAGCGACCGCCACCTTGGGTCAGTGTCGCAGTTTAAGGCAGATGAACAGAGAGTGGTGTGTCTATGTgtcctctcacacacactatATACACCGTATGGTGAGTACACACTCTTAGATCTGTCTCATATTCATGACAACCACACTAATTCCCTTACCTGCAGCACTCATCCTAGACTGAATTTAACTGTAGCCCCTTAAACTGAACCATAACCACTTTTTGTCCTCACAGGACTACATCTTCATCCATGAAGTTCCAGAgaatgtgtttctttgtatgACTCCTtcattcatgtttgttttctacAACAAATGTCACCAGTGACCAAATTATCCTGGCTCATACAACCGCCTGgttaaaacatttcaacaagAGCCTGGGCTGCCTGCCATGGTAGCGCTGTAGAGGCTTGGTGTAGAAATATCACAGCTCCTTCATACGTGAGAGGGGATTTCAGTTGGAATATCTCACCGAGCACTTTGAGAGAAGCGGctgtatttacatttaaaagatCCAAAGTGGCCATCTGAAGCTAGCTACCTCTTACCTTAATTGCTGGCTGCAGTTGTACATGAATAAATCTACTTTAAAGCCTCTTTCTACTTGCCCCCCCACCCCTCCATCTCCCTCTCCAGGACCACATCAGAGTTCTCCCAGTGGCCAAAAGGCACAAACAATTGAGAGGGATTggaccagtgtttcccaactgtttttccttggagcccccctacatCTACCTAAAAAAGCGGAGCCCCCCCataggacccaagagagaagaaaaagtgacactcTGCTGTCAAAAaccaacatagattttaattgtttcactgataaaaccctaaaaaaggcctatgcaggtttttcttaacaaaagacctttgcataaactacttaataactgctttatcatggttttagtcaatattggcaaatctaattttggcagcctcagagcaggcAAAGCCTCATGCCCCCCTCCCCTAAGATCTTTGCCCCTACCCACCCtagggggtcccggaccccaggttgggaatcaaTGGATTAGACTGTAATCCTGTTTTTACTTTCATCTGCCATATATTCAAAGAAGCTCCGTGAGGCATGGAATTCTTAGAGGATGTGCTTCATGGTAAAATAAGAGGAATCGCTGTAAACAATGCGGCTTCACGGGGATTACAAGTTTTAAATGGCAAGAAGACAATGAGCTTGACAACAGATTTCCACTTAGTCTCTGCAGAATAAATCTTAGCCTGACAGTGGATTTAGACGTTGATATATGCTGTAATGGTGAACGGCATGGGGTCACTGCAAACTGGCTGGATGATTTTGGGCCTGATTTTCCCCCGAACAACCAAGGGTTTGTGGCCAGAATGGAGGCTGGTTGCACTGCTCGTTAGAGTCAATTGGATTATTCTGCTTCTTCTAATTGAGTCGGACAACTCCCAAGTTAATATCAAACATATTTATGATTCAACATTGGGCCTAACCCTTTGAGCGctgtgctatttttaaccattgtgtctcacctggatattttgtctctaaaCAAAACTTTAACCGGAGCTTCTCTATGTATGTCCAACACTCTAGCATCAAAACATTGTATAAATGCTTATTAGCAGTTCAGGCTTACAGAAAAGAGCCAGCGGGCGTTTGAGCTGAGGGCTGAAGGGCGGGACTTACTAGTCTTATAAAAACAGATGGTTGTACTGCCGAATCATCCACAGAGACACGCAGCGTCACTGTTCTAAGATCTAAGCCTACctccaaaaatacaaaatgaggGAAATTGTACATCTCCAGGCTGGCCAGTGCGGAAACCAAATCGGTGCCAAGGTTAGTCCATTTATATTTGCCTTTGGTATGTTGAATAGTATcgtttttttgtaaagaaacaTTGTGTTCCATGGGCCGGTGTTTTGCGTCCATTTGGTCTGTTGTCATTTAGTTCGTTTGATTCGCGATGAGACGAGTTGAAACTTGCAACTGCTTGCAGGGTTCAACTGTGCCGTGCTCTAAACACCCCTAGTTCACACTGCTGAGATTGAATAAGACGATGCATCGTTTCCATGGTAACGACTCACAGTTACTTACTCTAAAGAGATTTAGGCTACCTAAGTTAGTgtgcaataaatctgtctctaaaAGAGGGAAAGCactgcacattcactgtttttgtgttttgttgttgtcatttaTATCACATGCGCTGAATATGTCAGTGGAACATGAattattctcagcagatatctttgtTATAATAAGACTGATCTAGAAAAAATTTTAGTGTCTGTATGTGCCGCGAAATTCGTGCTGCGATGGTGATAACAAGTGATTATCAGGAAGATGAGAAAagagatatttacaaaataaatagcAAAAGTATCTGATGGAATTGGCGTATGTAGCCTTTGAAATGAGAtttatatttccattttctcATTTCTCTGCATGCTGTGTTCTAAAACCCGCTCTCTATGACATAAAGGGCCAAATCGCTGGCGACTACATCAGACGGCTTCATTCGAGCTGCAACGCTCGGTTCACACTGCTGCAACTCATTCTAGAACCGTCTGAGCTGGGCTGCCACACCCTGCGAATATTAATGTGCCCTACTTATGAGAATTTACGTATACGCATTATCAAAACctaaaaagagttaaaaactgACCCCACCTTTTGTATTactttgaagtttaaaaatttgaatcgTAATGTAGTTTTAGTAACTcaaaaaaatacctaaaaatgtattttgtatcTATAGGTCTGTCAGGTTTCAGAAGTAAAAATCGTTAAAATTTCATTAATGTGCAGATGGGATTTTCTGTTACAATGGCGAACCAGTTTAAACCAATGTAGTAATCTAATTAATCATACGTTAGCCTTTCTGCACCACGGAAATGggaatttaatttttgtcactgtgCCTACCATGTAACCTCAAGTAAGGTAGACTAATTCCTACGTTTTTATGTGAGTATTTTTCCTATATATTGGGGTGAAAATTTGTTGGTTTTGTAACCGTCTCTGGCTCAGTGAGGCCCACTATGCGGTTTTCTCTGATAGACGGCAGCTCATGGCTGAAGGAGGAGGTGTTGGCGGTTAGTGACGTagcaaggaattttttttaattttttaaaattatagcCCACCACTCACAGCCAATGGACTGTGAGGCCACTCACGCGGTCTGTGTAACGGCGGGAAGTTTTAGGCTGACCCATCTTCTAAGCATAATATTTAAAGTAGATTTTAAAACTAACTTAAACGATACATTCTGAAACTCAACATGCATCCACTTTACTGCATTATTTACAATACTACATGTACTTTCCACTATCATCTCAATAAAGGCctgagaaatgttttttatatcTGGGCTAAAGTGAAATTAGAATAATGGATATTTATCTGATAACTAATAACTAAGTAATTATGGATGTTTTGAATTTTCAGTTAAGATTTTTGAGgacaaaactgggtgaaaaataaaacctttcaTTGTATTACATATAGGATGTCTGATTAATTCATACTAAAGAACTCTTTTTAACTTCAGCTTGGCTATCTTCACCATGTATTTTGTGAATCCAAATAAATCTTGCATATTTGCTTACTTGCCAACCTGATTACCTCCTCAAGTTTCAGAATTTTGCAAAAACTCATTGCCTTgaattattttacagttttggGAGGTGATCAGTGACGAGCATGGAATTGACCCAACTGGGAAGTACCATGGTGACAGAGACCTGCAGCTGGACAGGATCAATGTCTACTACAATGAAGTCACTGGTAAGTTTAAGGAGACTAGCTTGTCTGCTGACATTAGTTTTGTGAACACTTGCCTCACTACTTTTGGCTTTTGTAGGTTGCAGATATGTTCCCCGTGCTGTGCTGGTGGATCTGGAGCCAGGCACCATGGACTCTGTGAGGTCCGGACCCTTTGGCCAGGTCTTCAGCCCAGACAACTTTGTTTGTGGTAATTATTTGCCCATATATTCCTAGCAACCGCTAATCTTATTTTAGGAggcacatttttaatttcactcTCTGTCTTCCAGGCCTGAGTGGTGCTGGCAACAACTGGGCCAAAGGTCACTACACAGAGGGTGCAGAGTTGGTGGACTCTGTCCTGGATGTAGTGAGGAAGGAGGCGGAGAGCTGTGATTGCCTGCAGGGCTTCCAGCTCACACACTCCCTTGGTGGTGGTACGGGCTCCGGTATGGGCACACTGCTCATCAGCAAAATCCGTGAAGAATACCCCGACCGCATCATGAGCACCTTCAGCGTGGTGCCTTCCCCCAAAGTATCAGACACAGTAGTTGAGCCCTACAACGCCACACTATCAGTACATCAGCTAGTAGAAAACACAGACAGCACCTTCTGCATTGACAACGAGGCTCTGTATGACATCTGTTTCCGCACCCTCAAGCTCACAACCCCCACATATGGTGACCTCAACCACCTTGTCTCTGCCACCATGAGCGGTGTCACCACCTGTCTCAGGTTCCCTGGACAGCTCAATGCTGACCTGAGAAAGCTGGCTGTAAACATGGTGCCATTCCCCCGTCTGCACTTCTTCATACCAGGCTTCGCTCCCCTCACAAGCAGAGGCAGCCAGCAGTACAGATCCCTCACCGTTCCAGAGCTCACCCAGCAGATGTTCGACGCCAAGAACATGATGGCTGCCTGCGACCCGCGTCACGGCCGCTACCTGGCGGTGGCTGCCATCTTCCGTGGCCGTATGTCCATGAAGGAGGTGGACGAGCAGATGCTGAATGtgcagaacaaaaacagcagctacTTTGTCGAATGGATCCCCAACAACGTCAAGACCGCCGTCTGCGACATTCCTCCCCGTGGCCTCAAGATGGCCGCCACCTTCATCAGTAACAACACAGTCATCCAGGAGTTGTTCAGGCGCATCTCTGAGCAGTTCACAGCTATGTTCAGGCGCAAAGCTTTCCTCCACTGGTACACCGGCGAGGGTATGGATGAGATGGAGTTCAAGGAGGCAGAGAGCAACCTGAACGACCTGGTGTCTGAGTACCAGCAGTACCAGGACGCCACCGCcgaggaggagggagagtttGAGGAGGAAGGCGAGGAGGAGCTTGCCTAAACCTTAAAAGCTGTGCTGTTCCATGAAAATGTTACATTCTCAGTCATTTCCATTTCATGTTAATAAAATTTCCTTCTGCATTTTTGAAGTTTGGGTCCCTCTTTTCTAAGACTTAAAGACATGCTAgaaattaatgaataaaaaattaatTGGGTAGATGCTTTACACTGTAGATAAAGTGTAGCGGCTTGACTGATGTTTCccagaaaaaagtaaataacTGTCCTTCAAACTCTTGTTGAACTGTGAGTGTTTGGGAGGGGTGCAGATGCCTTTATTGTATAAGATATGTTCAGTCTGGGTTGATAAAATTCAACTGAAATTAATGGTTGTTAAGGGCACTGATACTTAGCTTTGTGTGGATGCCAAATTTTAGATCTGATCTTAACAATTGCTGCCTTAAGTGTCTAAAATTTACATGTTAATACCTTGATGTTTAATTACTAGTATGGGAAAATGATGGAAGACGttaagaagttaaaatgttgagGAAAAAGTCAGCTTTAGAAATTACAACATTCTTGACCTTTGGATTTTATTCTCatattgatttttcttcatgtgaataatgaaagaaaaaaaaacatgctctttttagaaatgtttttttcttatgcCTGAGCTTAAAACTCTCATGTTATTTTCTCTTGTGGTATCGGTCTGCAAAGTTGACTTGTGGAGGTAGTTAGTCATgaattagggatttcttcactgaacGTTGATCCTCTTTGTAGGGCACAAGCATCTGGTGTTTATTCAGAATCacagataaaggcagaagtttgtagTCACAGCCATGTCACagagactgaatttaaaaagttgctctACATCTATTCAGCTTGGCACAAGGCTATGACACATGAGCATGTGCTGTATGaacatctctgtcaggatggatcatgtgtgattttaaaggagtgacagagacacaggctttCAGcatgaaacaatttgccacatgctacaaattttgcaaaaagcaTTTTGAATACAAATAAACCTCACTTTTCCACCGTTGTGATGTTATAGTTCTTTCTCAGTTCTGCCACATAATCACCCACACTTTACATTGTTCTCTGGTGCCCTCTATTGGCACTACAATGCAATAACATTCCACAGTCACTTCATAAAACAGGGGAAGGCCCcaaattatgacattttaggattttattgaaaatctatACATATTGATGATTTTTTAAAGGTGCCATTCTTGAACCGACACAcacaagaagtcttctgagaggtatcaaggagaAGTAGAGCGATGGTGTGGTTTGACACAACACAGACAAGctgccaattatagtagtaagatggGGATCACTGAGTGCAGTGTATTtgtttcaagtgattgtagtataaagaaaactgtattggttaatcagtatcctggctaacattacaccatgaagacaaaagaacactccaagcaactcagagaaaaggttattgtgGTATCCCAGCTAAAGAGATTAGTTTAATTAGTAATCCCTCTTAAGTTACTCACTGCTTAGCACATGTTAGATGCTATTACCTTTCAGATCCAGTAGATGGCGAGCTTACACCGTGTCAAGTTGaatgtttaccctttgtgaggaGAGTCAGAGTAAGCTGCAGTTAGCAAAAGTAGCCAGCCTCAAGAGAGCGGACCCAAAACCTGTCTCCATGAAACTTAAGTAAAAGTTCTAAAACTCATGAGATGTTGTGGACATTGCATCCTTCTGGTGATACAACAGTTATgtaaaagtctaagtcaggggatggatgcaaataaacaattccaaggcactgaacacccCTGagagttaaatccatcatgaagaaatggaaggagaatggcacatgtgtaaggagactagtgagacaCATAAgttacaagctttagcagctgagatgggagagactctgcatacaactgttgcccgggttcttcaccagtcaaagctttatgtggGAGTGGCGAAGAGAAAGCCACTGGAGAAGAAAACTCAGATAGATCTGGACatgagttcaccaaaaggcagtTCTTCAGTCTTTTGagaccacaaacacatcattcccactgtgaagccagtggtggcagcatcatgctgtggggatgcttctcagcagctggccctggaaggcttgagggtaaaatgaatgcagcaaaacataggaaaatcctggacgacaatcttattcagtctgcaagagatctACAGCTTGGGCGATTTACTTTGCAGCAAGACACTGACCCAAAGCAAATAGTgaaagttacacagaaatggtttaaagacaacaaggtgaatgatctggagtggctgagtcaaagccaacacctcagtccaatagagaatttgtggctggacttgaaaagggcttttttatgtctgatCCCTAGgccctagtgtcagaaagctgggtctgtgtcagaggtcatgggtgttccagcaggacaatgaccccaaacatacctcaaaaagcaccaagaaatggttggagacaaagctggagagttctgaagtggccagcaatgagtccggatctaaatcccattgaacacctatgaagagatctcaaagttgctgttgcaagaagcacccttcaaatctgagagacctggagcagtttgcaaaagaagagtggcccaaaattccagttgagaggtataagaagcttgttgatggttgtaggaagtgattggtttcagttattcagttactgatgaaaacggttcgttggaaatctctctgagattctcccAGTGTTctcccatagactgtagaaagaactgaacaaaccccgtgtgacgtcagtcgtctgcttacaataggcggtg
This region of Cheilinus undulatus linkage group 2, ASM1832078v1, whole genome shotgun sequence genomic DNA includes:
- the LOC121522691 gene encoding tubulin beta-1 chain-like produces the protein MREIVHLQAGQCGNQIGAKFWEVISDEHGIDPTGKYHGDRDLQLDRINVYYNEVTGCRYVPRAVLVDLEPGTMDSVRSGPFGQVFSPDNFVCGLSGAGNNWAKGHYTEGAELVDSVLDVVRKEAESCDCLQGFQLTHSLGGGTGSGMGTLLISKIREEYPDRIMSTFSVVPSPKVSDTVVEPYNATLSVHQLVENTDSTFCIDNEALYDICFRTLKLTTPTYGDLNHLVSATMSGVTTCLRFPGQLNADLRKLAVNMVPFPRLHFFIPGFAPLTSRGSQQYRSLTVPELTQQMFDAKNMMAACDPRHGRYLAVAAIFRGRMSMKEVDEQMLNVQNKNSSYFVEWIPNNVKTAVCDIPPRGLKMAATFISNNTVIQELFRRISEQFTAMFRRKAFLHWYTGEGMDEMEFKEAESNLNDLVSEYQQYQDATAEEEGEFEEEGEEELA